From Salinicoccus roseus, one genomic window encodes:
- a CDS encoding RluA family pseudouridine synthase: protein MHEITVSHMDSGQRIDRLLAEQLDDTSRSDMQGRIRDGLVKVNGGTIKPNYKVKKGDVVTVEVRELVEADIIPEDLDLEVIHEDAEVAVVNKPKGMVVHPAAGHPSGTLVNGLMHQLDNLSGINGELRPGIVHRIDKDTSGLLMVAKDDVTHRHLVEQLVEKSVTRKYTALVHGTIPHDKGTIEAPIGRNPKERQEMAVVDDGKEAFTHFNVLERYKDFTLVECILDTGRTHQIRVHMKYIGYPLAGDPKYGPRKTLETEGQMLHAGTLGFIHPKTGEYLEFTAPLPDQFEDVLETLTPLSD from the coding sequence ATGCATGAAATTACAGTAAGTCATATGGACAGTGGCCAGAGGATCGACAGGCTGCTTGCAGAACAGCTCGATGACACATCCCGCAGTGATATGCAGGGACGCATCAGGGATGGACTGGTGAAAGTGAATGGCGGAACAATCAAGCCCAACTACAAAGTCAAGAAGGGTGATGTGGTCACTGTTGAAGTGCGGGAACTTGTCGAAGCGGATATCATACCCGAGGATCTCGACCTTGAGGTCATCCATGAAGATGCTGAAGTAGCAGTGGTCAACAAGCCGAAGGGCATGGTCGTGCATCCGGCTGCAGGTCATCCGTCAGGCACCCTGGTGAATGGGCTGATGCATCAGCTGGATAACCTTTCAGGCATCAACGGAGAACTCCGCCCGGGCATCGTCCACCGTATCGATAAGGATACGAGCGGCCTCCTGATGGTGGCGAAGGATGATGTGACGCACAGGCATCTCGTCGAGCAGCTGGTGGAAAAGAGCGTGACACGGAAATATACGGCACTGGTGCATGGCACCATCCCGCATGATAAGGGGACGATCGAAGCGCCGATCGGAAGAAATCCGAAAGAGCGTCAGGAGATGGCCGTCGTCGATGACGGCAAGGAAGCCTTCACACACTTCAATGTGCTTGAGAGGTACAAGGATTTCACGCTGGTGGAATGCATACTGGATACAGGACGCACCCACCAGATCCGTGTGCACATGAAATATATCGGATATCCGCTTGCCGGTGACCCGAAATACGGACCAAGGAAGACGCTTGAGACAGAGGGGCAGATGCTCCATGCAGGCACGCTCGGCTTCATCCATCCGAAGACCGGCGAATACCTTGAATTTACTGCACCACTGCCGGATCAGTTCGAGGATGTACTCGAAACATTGACGCCACTTTCAGATTAA
- the lspA gene encoding signal peptidase II, which yields MKSYRLIPMTLIGLFILGLDQFTKYLVVRFMEEGESIPILGKYLELTSHRNSGAAWGMFQDQMIFFYVVTVVVVAILVYVYIKEAKGNFLLQLAIVMLMAGSLGNFIDRILFQEVVDFIDVLIVFYDFPIFNVADSALTVGVILMLLEFFFTGKGDKDA from the coding sequence ATGAAATCATACAGACTCATTCCGATGACGCTTATTGGGCTGTTCATATTGGGTCTCGACCAGTTCACCAAATATCTGGTCGTCCGCTTCATGGAGGAGGGGGAGTCGATTCCGATACTCGGCAAGTATCTGGAACTGACTTCCCACCGCAACAGCGGAGCAGCCTGGGGGATGTTCCAGGACCAGATGATCTTCTTCTATGTGGTGACGGTGGTCGTAGTGGCCATACTGGTCTATGTGTATATCAAGGAAGCGAAGGGGAATTTCCTGCTTCAGCTGGCGATCGTCATGCTGATGGCGGGCTCGCTCGGCAATTTTATAGATCGTATTTTATTTCAGGAAGTCGTCGATTTCATCGATGTACTGATCGTATTTTATGATTTTCCGATTTTTAATGTCGCGGACAGCGCTTTGACGGTTGGTGTCATACTAATGCTTTTGGAATTCTTCTTTACAGGAAAAGGTGACAAGGATGCATGA
- the ileS gene encoding isoleucine--tRNA ligase: MDYKDTLLMPKTKFKMRGGLVNKEPEMQKKWQEDKLYEKKLKLNEGNTPYVLHDGPPYANGALHMGHALNKIIKDIIIRNKQMRGYYAPYVPGWDTHGLPIEQALTNKGVDRKSMTTEEFRNKCIEFANTQIDHQREGFKRMGIDGEWDNPYLTYKPEFEAAQVRVLKDMVEKGLIYKGKKPIYWSPVNESSLAEAELEYKDKRSPSIYVGFEVEDGKGAVDKGVQLVIWTTTPWTIPANQAVAVHPELNYVQFGYEGKEYIVAEDLLDHFLEEVDFDKDKVTRTKEFKGESLEYVTTSHPLFDRTSLVVLGDHVTTDAGTGCVHTAPGHGDDDFVLGQKYDLEVLSPVDDKGVFTDEAGKYSGLFYDEANKVITEDLEASGTLLKLNFYTHSYPHDWRSKTPVIFRATPQWFASIKNVREDILQAVMDTKFQVPWNQKRMYNMIKNRGDWVISRQRVWGVPLPFFYAENGQEIVDTDVIEHVAQLFETHGSNIWFEWDVKDLLPEGYTHEGSPNGEFTKEMDIMDVWFDSGSTHRGVLATRDYLTYPADLYFEGSDQYRGWFNSSIITSVATKGIAPYKELLSHGFVMDGEGKKMSKSLGNVILPEKVMKQMGADIIRLWVMSSDFEEDVRISDDILKQVSEVYRKVRNTFRFLLGNVADFNPNEDAVAYEDMKEVDQFMMQRFNEMVNLMRDCYDRYDYVSMYQSLQNFINVDLSNFYLDYGKDILYIENEDAHIRRSMQTVLYRILTELNRLLAPVLVHTAEEIHQHTPYVEKESVHLEYLPEEAEVDTALVEKWKHFMDVRDDVLKALEEARNEKVIGKSLEAKVHVTEPEGMSYDEINGALTQLFIVSQVEVVDSLPDGKRYDHISVKVEHAEGTRCERCWNYSTAESIHGGDDDICPRCREVVDQM, translated from the coding sequence ATGGATTATAAAGATACACTGCTCATGCCGAAGACAAAGTTCAAAATGCGTGGAGGGCTGGTCAACAAAGAGCCTGAAATGCAGAAGAAGTGGCAGGAAGACAAGCTTTACGAAAAGAAATTGAAACTGAATGAAGGCAATACACCATATGTACTGCACGACGGCCCGCCATATGCCAATGGTGCGCTGCACATGGGGCATGCACTCAACAAGATCATCAAGGACATCATCATCCGCAACAAGCAGATGCGTGGATACTATGCCCCATATGTCCCGGGCTGGGATACGCACGGCCTGCCGATCGAACAGGCACTGACGAACAAGGGTGTCGACCGCAAGAGCATGACGACCGAAGAGTTCAGGAACAAGTGCATCGAGTTCGCCAACACCCAGATCGACCATCAGCGTGAAGGGTTCAAGCGCATGGGCATCGATGGGGAGTGGGACAATCCATACCTCACATACAAGCCGGAGTTCGAAGCGGCGCAGGTGCGTGTGCTGAAGGACATGGTCGAAAAGGGCCTGATCTACAAGGGCAAGAAACCGATCTACTGGTCTCCGGTCAATGAATCCTCACTGGCCGAGGCGGAACTTGAATACAAGGATAAGCGTTCCCCGTCCATCTATGTCGGCTTCGAAGTCGAAGATGGTAAAGGTGCAGTGGACAAAGGTGTCCAGCTCGTCATCTGGACGACGACCCCTTGGACGATTCCGGCCAACCAGGCGGTTGCGGTCCATCCTGAACTGAACTATGTGCAGTTCGGCTACGAAGGGAAGGAATACATCGTGGCGGAAGATCTGCTCGACCATTTCCTTGAAGAAGTGGATTTCGACAAGGACAAAGTGACCCGGACGAAGGAATTCAAGGGAGAGTCACTCGAGTATGTCACTACAAGCCACCCGCTGTTCGACCGCACAAGCCTCGTCGTCCTCGGTGACCACGTAACGACGGATGCCGGTACAGGCTGTGTCCACACGGCGCCGGGACACGGGGACGATGACTTCGTCCTCGGCCAGAAGTACGACCTCGAGGTACTGAGCCCCGTGGATGACAAAGGTGTCTTCACCGATGAAGCGGGCAAATACTCCGGACTCTTCTATGATGAGGCGAACAAGGTCATCACGGAAGATCTCGAAGCGAGCGGCACGCTGCTGAAGCTGAACTTCTATACGCACTCCTACCCGCACGACTGGCGTTCAAAGACACCGGTCATCTTCCGTGCGACACCACAGTGGTTCGCATCGATCAAAAATGTCAGGGAAGATATCTTGCAGGCGGTCATGGATACGAAGTTCCAGGTGCCATGGAACCAGAAGCGGATGTACAACATGATCAAGAACCGCGGCGACTGGGTCATCTCCCGCCAGCGTGTATGGGGGGTGCCGCTGCCATTCTTCTATGCAGAAAACGGCCAGGAGATCGTCGATACGGATGTCATCGAACACGTGGCGCAGCTTTTCGAAACGCACGGCTCGAACATCTGGTTCGAATGGGATGTCAAAGACCTTCTGCCTGAAGGCTATACGCACGAAGGCTCCCCGAACGGTGAATTCACGAAAGAGATGGACATCATGGACGTCTGGTTCGACTCCGGCTCCACACACCGCGGTGTGCTGGCGACGCGCGACTACCTGACATACCCGGCGGACCTCTATTTCGAAGGTTCCGACCAGTACCGCGGATGGTTCAACTCCTCCATCATCACAAGCGTGGCGACCAAAGGCATTGCGCCATACAAGGAACTGCTCAGCCATGGCTTCGTCATGGATGGGGAAGGGAAGAAGATGTCGAAATCCCTTGGTAACGTCATCCTGCCTGAGAAGGTGATGAAGCAGATGGGTGCCGACATCATCCGCCTATGGGTCATGTCCTCCGACTTTGAAGAGGATGTCAGGATCTCTGACGATATACTGAAGCAGGTATCTGAAGTCTACCGCAAGGTCCGGAATACATTCCGGTTCCTGCTCGGCAACGTTGCGGACTTCAATCCGAATGAAGATGCTGTGGCATATGAGGACATGAAGGAAGTCGACCAGTTCATGATGCAGCGCTTCAATGAGATGGTCAACCTGATGCGCGACTGCTATGACCGCTACGACTATGTGTCCATGTACCAGTCGCTCCAGAACTTCATCAATGTGGATCTTTCGAACTTCTATCTGGACTACGGCAAGGACATCCTCTACATCGAGAATGAAGATGCACACATCAGACGCAGCATGCAGACTGTGCTCTACAGGATCCTTACCGAATTGAACCGTCTGCTGGCACCTGTACTCGTGCACACGGCGGAAGAGATCCATCAGCATACTCCGTATGTCGAAAAGGAGAGCGTCCATCTGGAATATCTTCCGGAAGAAGCGGAAGTGGATACGGCACTCGTCGAAAAATGGAAGCACTTCATGGATGTCCGGGATGATGTGCTGAAGGCACTTGAGGAAGCACGGAATGAGAAGGTCATCGGTAAGTCGCTCGAAGCGAAAGTCCATGTGACTGAACCCGAAGGCATGAGCTATGACGAAATCAATGGTGCACTGACGCAGCTCTTCATCGTCTCCCAGGTGGAAGTCGTCGATTCACTGCCGGACGGAAAGCGGTATGATCACATCAGCGTGAAGGTCGAACATGCCGAAGGCACACGCTGCGAGCGGTGCTGGAACTACTCCACAGCCGAATCCATCCACGGCGGCGATGATGACATCTGTCCAAGATGTCGTGAAGTTGTCGACCAGATGTAG
- a CDS encoding DivIVA domain-containing protein yields MDREEAVNRKFPTVYRGLDEQEVRAHLRNMQEEIDRRDEKIRQLEGMLDEKEENLNSFRNVETSINEAILTAQRAGDEAKRTAQARAEEIIRAAEAERERVVDEGLARARHIANQTEDMKRQSKIFRARFKMLVEAQLDLLKSDDWDYLLDFDKNLEHRVDDLEAVEKKQDE; encoded by the coding sequence ATGGATAGAGAAGAAGCGGTGAACCGCAAGTTTCCGACAGTATACCGGGGTCTCGATGAACAGGAAGTCCGCGCGCATCTCAGGAACATGCAGGAAGAAATCGACAGGCGGGACGAGAAGATCAGACAGCTTGAAGGCATGCTTGATGAGAAGGAAGAAAATCTGAACAGCTTCAGAAACGTCGAAACGAGCATCAACGAGGCGATCCTGACCGCCCAGCGTGCAGGGGACGAAGCGAAACGCACCGCCCAGGCACGGGCCGAGGAGATCATCCGTGCGGCTGAAGCGGAGCGTGAACGTGTTGTGGATGAAGGTCTCGCACGTGCCCGTCATATCGCCAATCAGACGGAGGATATGAAACGCCAGTCGAAAATATTCCGTGCCCGCTTCAAGATGCTTGTCGAAGCGCAGCTGGACCTGCTGAAGTCAGATGACTGGGACTATCTGCTCGACTTCGATAAGAATCTCGAGCATCGCGTGGATGACCTGGAAGCGGTGGAGAAGAAACAGGACGAATGA
- a CDS encoding RNA-binding protein produces the protein MKEIYQHFRKEEHEKITMLNGKFEIAARDYYPILLDFLDPREQMIVTSLAGLHSGLRVEFYGGPGERERQRAMIVPELLEVSEADFEITVFELEYPEKFVKLTHRNILGAVMNVGVDRSLIGDIVVGGKIQFAVAAPYAPLFHQTLTRIRNAPVVLTEVPHESFIEPVDDGKPMSILVASFRLDAIISEVIKEGRAKSKTRVEKGKVKVNHSIVENPSFIMETGDTVSIRHFGRFKVTQLIAETKKGKYRLEVRVYRDG, from the coding sequence GTGAAAGAGATCTATCAGCACTTCAGAAAAGAGGAGCATGAAAAGATAACCATGCTCAATGGAAAATTTGAAATTGCAGCACGCGACTATTACCCCATCCTGCTCGACTTCCTCGATCCGAGGGAGCAGATGATCGTCACAAGCCTCGCAGGGCTCCACTCGGGTCTCAGGGTTGAATTCTACGGCGGACCGGGGGAACGGGAGCGGCAGCGGGCGATGATCGTTCCGGAACTGCTGGAGGTGTCCGAGGCCGATTTTGAAATTACCGTCTTCGAACTGGAGTATCCGGAAAAATTCGTCAAACTGACCCACCGCAACATATTGGGTGCCGTGATGAATGTCGGTGTGGACCGCTCTCTGATCGGTGACATTGTAGTGGGCGGAAAGATCCAGTTTGCCGTCGCTGCCCCGTATGCCCCGCTGTTCCATCAGACCTTGACCCGGATACGGAATGCGCCTGTCGTACTGACGGAGGTGCCGCATGAATCATTCATCGAACCTGTGGATGACGGGAAGCCGATGTCCATACTCGTCGCCTCCTTCCGCCTGGATGCCATCATCTCCGAGGTCATCAAAGAAGGCCGTGCCAAGTCGAAGACGCGTGTCGAGAAGGGCAAGGTCAAAGTCAATCATTCGATTGTTGAGAATCCTTCATTTATAATGGAAACTGGTGATACGGTATCCATCCGTCATTTCGGACGCTTCAAGGTCACGCAGCTGATTGCGGAGACGAAGAAGGGCAAGTACCGGCTTGAGGTTAGAGTCTACAGGGATGGGTAA
- a CDS encoding YggT family protein, producing the protein MDNQLIIEVLSFIQSFINTIFPIFFWGLIIYILSSWLPGLRESAFGQILGKIYEPILEPFRKIIPPLGGVLDLSPIIAIIVMQLFLSGLNAIFNTIITSLY; encoded by the coding sequence TTGGACAATCAATTAATTATAGAAGTACTAAGTTTCATCCAGAGCTTCATCAATACCATATTTCCCATCTTCTTCTGGGGGCTCATCATCTACATCCTGAGCTCCTGGCTGCCGGGGCTCAGGGAGTCGGCCTTCGGACAGATACTCGGGAAGATCTATGAACCGATACTCGAACCTTTCAGGAAGATCATACCTCCGCTCGGCGGCGTGCTAGACCTCTCCCCGATCATTGCGATCATCGTCATGCAGCTGTTCCTGAGCGGGCTGAATGCAATCTTCAACACCATCATCACTTCATTGTATTAA
- a CDS encoding cell division protein SepF has product MAIKKFFKDIFIVEYEEDAPPKEQKQSEAGGNAKVTRLEQSKKDRPKSMGQSVGSAQPKPQKKESISPSFRKTERRQSSSQRQEKDKKAIQKEKETTLMSAEASNTKVCLFEPRVFSETQDIADELKNERAALVNLSKVDHGPKKRIVDFLSGTVYALDGDIQKVGADIFLCTPNSVGVEGEISEDKNQTEET; this is encoded by the coding sequence ATGGCCATCAAAAAGTTTTTCAAGGATATCTTCATCGTGGAGTATGAAGAGGATGCGCCCCCTAAGGAACAGAAGCAGTCTGAGGCAGGCGGCAATGCCAAGGTGACGCGGCTCGAGCAGTCCAAAAAAGACCGTCCAAAAAGCATGGGACAGTCTGTTGGGTCAGCTCAGCCCAAACCGCAGAAAAAGGAATCCATTTCCCCATCCTTCCGTAAGACGGAGCGCAGGCAGTCCAGCAGCCAGCGGCAGGAGAAGGACAAAAAAGCCATTCAGAAGGAAAAGGAGACGACGTTGATGAGTGCTGAAGCAAGCAATACGAAAGTATGTCTGTTTGAACCGAGGGTCTTTTCCGAAACCCAGGATATTGCTGATGAACTTAAGAATGAACGCGCGGCACTGGTCAATCTGTCGAAGGTGGACCACGGACCAAAAAAGCGCATCGTCGACTTTCTGAGTGGTACGGTCTATGCACTGGATGGAGACATCCAGAAGGTGGGTGCCGATATCTTCCTGTGTACACCGAACAGCGTAGGTGTAGAAGGAGAAATCAGCGAAGATAAAAACCAAACTGAAGAAACGTAA